A segment of the Deltaproteobacteria bacterium genome:
CGTATTTTTGTATCTCCTATTTACACTTTTTCGCGATAGCATCGGTTTACACCCTTTTTTGTCTGCAACCAACCTCGGGCTACTTTGTTTCACTCACTGGCGTTTGGCCCCGCATCGCCGAGCAGCCCATCGCCACCAGCGCCATGCAGCCGCCAATTGTAAAGCTGAAATTCATCGCTTGCACGAAGACCGTCGGGTTGGCTGGGGTCGGCGTGGCGCTCGCATCTCCACTGAAATAGCGAAAGGCCATGGTCAAGAGCAGCGTTCCCAACGACACGCCGAAGGTCGTGCCCAGGCCGAACATCACGTAGATGGCGCCGGTGGCGACGCCACGATGTTGCGGCGGCACCGAGGTGATCATCGCCGTGTGGTTCGACGTAAAAAATAGCGATGTGGCTAGCCCCCAGAGCATCAGTACTAAAACCGACGAGCTCCAGTGCGAGTCAGGCCGGAGAAACGAGCCATAGAAGCCGGCGGCGGCAAGAAACGAAATACCCATCGTCGCGGGCAGCCGCGGACCGACCTTGTCCACGGCCCAACCTACCAGCGGCGATAACGTAACCGTAAAGATCGGCGCGCTGATGAACATGAGACCGATAAACGATGGTTTCAAGCCCAGGATATCTTGCAGATAGAACGGCAGCACAAAACCGAGCATCACCTGCGCGATGCCGACCAGCATCAACGCCAGAGCGCTCAGCGTGAACATACGAATGCGAAACAAAGACAAGTCCAAAATCGGGCTCGCCACCGTCGCTTCGCGATAGAGAAACCCGCCAAAGGAAGCGAGAAACCCGCAGACCAACATTACCTTCAGCGGCGTGGAAAGGCTTTCCATGACGCGATGATCGACCA
Coding sequences within it:
- a CDS encoding MFS transporter; protein product: MSTTRINWPLLINAALGNFLAGTASRIFAVSLPTVAASLQTTIVGISWAVIAYQISQISLSFVFGRIGDIYGRHTLFGIGLVVSSVAAMLCGLSQTAGQLILFRLFQGIGASMTQTQGRALALEAAPKELSGRAQGFMTTAFHTGVLIGPSVGGLIIDYIHWRAVFFFLVPIALCGLGLTLFNRAKGHVPQREAPPETDKSIDYLGALLLVAATGALIAVVDHRVMESLSTPLKVMLVCGFLASFGGFLYREATVASPILDLSLFRIRMFTLSALALMLVGIAQVMLGFVLPFYLQDILGLKPSFIGLMFISAPIFTVTLSPLVGWAVDKVGPRLPATMGISFLAAAGFYGSFLRPDSHWSSSVLVLMLWGLATSLFFTSNHTAMITSVPPQHRGVATGAIYVMFGLGTTFGVSLGTLLLTMAFRYFSGDASATPTPANPTVFVQAMNFSFTIGGCMALVAMGCSAMRGQTPVSETK